From the genome of Methanobrevibacter sp.:
TGTTGCTACTCCTGAATTTGAAGTAGAATTTGATGCTACTTATCCTGAAGTAAAAATCACTATTACTGGTACTCCTGGTAATTACACAGTCTACATGGATGAAGACCATTCTGTTACTATCGAAGTTACTGGCACTACTGCAACTGGAACAATTTCCGATGTGGCTCCTGGTACATATGAAGAAGTTGAAGTTGCATATGAAGGTAATGATTATTATTCATATCTTTACAAATATTATGATGTAACAGTTGATCCTGCAACCCCAGAATTCACTGTTGAAGTTGTAGCAACTCCGGTTGCATATCCTGGTGACGTGCAAATCAAAGTAAATGCTAGTGTTGCTGGTAAAGTAACTATTACTCTTGACAAAGATTATGTCTTTGATGTTGAAGCTGGTGTAACTGATTTAACCATTCCTGGTTTAGCTGTCGGTACATATTCAGGTAAGACAGTTCACTTTGAAGCAGATAACTATGCTTCTGTAGATAAAGATATCACTTTCGAAGTAACCAAAGGAACTCCAACAATCAATGTAGAAACTGTTGTCGGCAAAGACACATACCCTGGTACTGTAACTGTTATCGTAACTTCTGATGTTGACGGTACTTACAACATTACTGTTGGTACTCAAACCACTCCTGTACCTGTAACCAATGGTGTAGGATACACTACCTTCACTAATGTTGCTGCCAGTACTCAAAACGCTATCGTAACATTCATTGAAGATGCTAGCTACAAACAAACTTCAGCTGACAAAGAATTCACAATTGCTAAAGCAGCTCCTGAATTCACTGTTGAAATTGCAGAAACTACCTATCCTGAAGCAGTCAAAGTAACTATCAAAGGTACTGATGGTACTTACCACATTCAAGGTACTGAAATTAAAGTTACTGATGGTCAAGGATCAGGTGAAATCACCGGTTTAGCTGCTGGTACTTACACTGATGTTGCAGTAACCTATGATGCAAATGACAACTATGATGCTGCTTCCGCTACTGTCAACTTCACAGTAAAAGATGCTGAAAGAGAATTCACAGTAACTGTTGCTGTAATCAACGACACCTATCCTGGTAAAGTAAACATTACTATTACTGGTGCTGCTGGTACATATAACATTACAATCGGTGAAATCAAAGATCAAATAACTGTTGTCACAGATAATGCAAGTAAAGTAATCTCTGGTTTATCCGCTGGAGACAAAACATTAGTCACTGTTTTACCTGCTGATGGTAGTTATGCTGAAATCACTAAAGAAAACACATTCACTATCAACAAAGCTGCTATGAACCCAACTGTAATTGTACCTGAAAAAGCAGAAATCGGTGAAAACTTCACAGTAACTGCTACTGCTTTCGAAGGTGCTGCTAGTGTTGAAATCAACGGTAAAACTTACGCACTTAACGAAAACATTTCCTTACCTGAAGGTACATACGATGTTAAAGTAATCTTTGAAGGTAATGAAAACGTTGCTGGCACTACTGTTGAAAAAACAATTAACGTAACTAAAAAATCCGTTAAAGAAAATGCTTTAAACATTACTGTTCCTGAAAATTCAACTGCTCCAACCTTCAGCATCAACTTGACTGATGATGCTACCGGTTACTTATTGGTTGATATTGACGGCGAACAATACTATGCTCCTCTTGTAAACGGATCTGCAAGTATCACCACTGCTCCTTTAGCTGGCGGTAACCACACTGTAACTGTTACATACACTGGTGATGAAAACTATGCCGGATTCACCAACACTACTCAATTAAGTGTTGAATCCAATGTCACTGCTGACAGCGCTTTAGACATTCCGGCATCCAGTGAAACCAATTCACCTACATTCAGTGTGAACTTGCCTAGTGATGCTACCGGTTACTTGATTGTTGATGTTGACGGTAAGAAATATGCTGCTGTTGTTGAAAACGGTAAAGCTAGTGTTACTGTTCCTGGTTTAAGTGACGGTAATCATAATGTAACTGTTTCCTACTCTGGTGACAGCAAATACCCAGCATTATCCAAATCCACAACATTGAATGTCCATGTTCCAGTATATGCTGTAACTCAAAACAAAAACATTAACGTTCGCTACTCAGCTTCCGCATCTTACAGAGTTTTAATCACTAAAGACGGTAAAGCTGTTGGTGCTGGTGAAAGCGTAACCATCAAGTTCAACGGTAAAACATACACTGTTAAAACTGATGCTAACGGATACGCAACCTTGAAACTCAACACCAAAGTGAAAGTTAAAAAATACACTATAACAGCAACCTACAAAGGCATTACAGTCAAAAACACAGTAAAAGTTAAAAACATCATTAAAGCTAAAAACAAAAAAGTTAAAAAATCCAAGAAAGTTACTAAAGTAGCTATTACCTTATACAAAGTTAACGGAAAATACCTCAAAAAGGTTAAAGTTAAAATCAAATTCAGAGGTAAAACCTACAAAGTAAAAACCAACAAGAAAGGAAAAGCTGTCTGGAAAGTCAAAAAATCCATGCTTAAAAAACTTAAAGTTGGTAAAAAATACAAATACAGAGTAACTTATGGAAAAGATGTTGTAACTAAAAAATTAACCATTAAAAGATAAGGGTTTTTAATCCTTATCCTATTTTTTATTTTTTCATACATACCTACCAAAACCAAACACCGGATTATCTCACACCAATCATTTAAAACAAATAATCGACTGATTATTTATACATCATTAGATATTTTTCTTTGTTTAATCAATCATCATTATAATTAAAACATACTTATTTTCAATCCTGTTTTTCACCATATTCAAGCCAAACTAAATATTGATTTAAATGCGTAAAATTACTATCTAATGCTAATATTTACTTTAAATAAAACATAGACTTATATACTGTGCAATTTAACATAATACTGTCTGGACAAATTGAAATTTTCATGGCCAGGAAATATAAATCAATTAAAAGGTGTGTGTTTTAGTGACTAAAGATTTTGCGGGTCAGGATGATGCCTACAAATATATCATCAAAACCCTAAATGTCAGATTCTTTCAGAGGTTAGGCTATGATGCGCAAAAAGTCGTTTTTCTAAACGTTGAACAGATTCCAATAGGGCCTGATCAAAAGTTCATGGACATATTGGCAAGGATTGATGATGAATATAAGGCAAACATTGAACTTCAATCCACACCTGTATATGATCCAAAAATGCTTGACTTCTACAAATACAGGATATATTCTCAATCAGAAGAATTCAGCGGATTTAAAACAACTATATTGGCAACGTATCCTCCAACACAAGGTATAGTGCAAAAAGAAATGGATGATAACCTAAATTTCCATCCAAAATTCTTCTACACCAAAAATCTGAAAGCAACCGAAATCATTAATAAAGTCAAAACTAAAAATGATAATAACGAACCACTCAGTGATGCTGAAGCAATAGATTTAATAATTGCGCCAGATACAGACCATGAATACGATATAAAAGAACTGATGAAGATAACATCGAATCTATTGGCTAATGCAGTGATACCTGATGCAGAGTTTCATTTTAAATTAGTTAAATGTCAAAGGAAAATGCTTCAAAGATTTTTCAATAAAGATGAAAGAAAGGAGATTGAGAAAATGATAAATTTCAAAGCAGAAGATTATGGTATTGAGCCTAATGTTACTGGTATTGAAGAGGAGATTAATTTGGCTTATCTTGACGGTCAAAGAGAAGCTAAATTTGAAAATGCCAAAAAATTAATTGAATTGGGTGTTGATGAGGAAATCATTGCTAAAGGTATTGGTCTTGATTTGGAAGATGTAATGAAATTAAAAGAAGAATTAAATGATTAGTTTTTAATCATTTTTTCTATCTTTTTTTAGCTGCTTCATTTTAAGACCATATTATCGATTTAAGAAATTATAAAATTTAAATCTGAGATAAATTTCTAATCAAATTTTTTCAAATTAACTATTTTTATATAATATTAAAATCAAAAATTTAATCATTAATATATTGGTGATTAAATGAGAATACTTCTTATTCATTCTGATTATTTAAACTACAATGTGAAAAAGCAGACACCTGTAGCTGAAGAAATCGAAGAGGCAAAAAAAGCAGGCTCATTTGATGATTCTTTAGTAGTATTTACAGCTGTTGAAAAAGACGATGAAAATAATCCAGAAGGTATTGTTAAAAACTTAGTTAAAGAAGTTATCAAAACTAATGAACAGGTTAAAGCAGAAAATATAGTTTTATATCCATATGCTCACTTGTCTTCATCATTAAGTTCTCCAAAAGTTGCCGTTCAAATCTTAAAAGATGCTGAACAGGCATTAATTGATGAAAACTTAACTGTTCAAAGAGTACCTTTCGGATGGTATAAGGCATTTGAAATATCCTGTAAAGGACACCCTCTAAGTGAGCTTTCAAGAACAATCACAGCCGATGAGGAAGAGGAAAAAGTCGAAAGAAAACCTTCCACTTGGCATATTCTTGAAGGAGACAAGATTACTGAAATCGATGATTTCAAATTCGAAAACCATGCCTTCAAGCAACTTGTTGACTATGAATTAGGCCAAGGAGCATCTGATGAAGGCGAACCACCTCACGTTAAACTGATGAGGGAAAAGGAAATCTGTGACTATGAACCCGCTTCTGATGTAGGAAACCTCAGATGGTATCCTAAAGGTAAATTAATAAGAGATTTGCTTTCAGATTACGTTTATGACCTCACTGTTGATCGTGGAGCAATGCCTGTTGAAACCCCAATCTTTTATGATTTGGACAATCCTGCAATCTATGAGCATGCTTACAAGTTCGGTGAAAGGCAGTACAGAACCGACACCAAAAAGAATCTGATGCTTAGATTTGCAGCATGTTTCGGTGCATTCAGATTAATGAGCGATTCCTATTTAACCTGGAAAAACTTCCCGGCTAAAATCTTTGAGCTGACCAGATACAGTTTCCGTTATGAGAAAAAAGGAGAAGTTGTCGGACTTAAAAGATTAAGGGCATTTACAATGCCAGACTGCCACTCCTTCTGTACTGATGTTCGCTCATCACTTGAGGAATTCTCCCAGCAGACTGACATGTGTATGCAAACCGGTGAAGACTTGAATTTAGATTTCGAAGTGATTTTCAGAGCAACCCAGGACTTCTTTGAAGAAAACGAGCAGTGGATGTATGAAATCGCTCGTAAATTCGAAAAACCAATTTTATTAGAAATCTTACCTGAAAGACACCACTACTGGGTATGTAAAATCGACCTTGCAAATATTGACGCATTAGGCCGTCCGATTGAAAACCCTACTGTACAGATTGACGTTGAAAGCGGTAAAAGATTCGATATTACTTATTTAGGAGAGGACGGCAAACAGCACAATCCTACAATCCTTCACACTTCCCCAACTGGAAGTATCGAAAGGGTATTATGTGCAATGCTTGAAAAGACTGCCATTGAAATCAACGAGAAAGCTCCAATGCTTCCAACCTGGTTAAGTCCGATTCAGGCAAGAATTTTAACAATATCAGAAACCCACAAGGAATTTGCAGAGGAATTATACGAAAAAATCAATGCCTCAAACATCCGTGTGGACATCGATGACAGGGATGAAAGTGTAGGTAAAAAAATCCGTAATGCATCAAAAGAATGGATACCATACATTTTTGTTGTTGGAGATAAGGAAGCTGAAACCGGTAAGTTCCAAGTGACTGTCAGGGAAACAGGTGAAAAAGTTGACATGACAGTGGATGAACTCATCAGTGAAATTAACGCTAAATGTGAAGGAAAACCTTTCAGAAGATTACCTTTACCAAAGGATATCTCAAGAAGGATTAACTTCCAATAATTTAATTACAAATAAAATTTATAGTATAATATGGAGGAAATTTAATGGACCCAATGTATAGAATAGGAGAAGCTCTTATTGGAGACGGCCCTGAATTAGCACACGTTGACTTATTAATCGGTGATAAGTTCGGACCAGTCGGTCAAGCTTTCGCTAATGGTTTATCAAACCTTTCCGTAGGCCACACTCCACTAACAAGTGTAATTAGACCTAATTTAATGACCAAGCCAGCTACTTTAATTATTCCTAAAGTAACTGTCGGTGATTTAGATGACGCAAGTAAAATTTTCGGACCTGCACAAACAGCAGTTGCAAGAGCAGTTGCAGATGCAGTTGAAGATGGATACATCCCAAAAGATATTGTAGAAGACATTGTAATCAATGTAAGCGTATTCATCGACCCTTCAGCTGAAGATTACAGAAAAATTTATCAATACAACTATGGAGCAACCAAATTAGCTATCAGAAGAGCAATGGCAGGTTACCCAGACATTGAAAAAGTGCTTGCAGAAAAAGACCGTGGAACTCACCCAATCATGGGATTCAAAGTCAAAAAACTCTGGAGCCCACCATACTTGCAAGTTGCACTTGACCTTGACAATGAAGCTGCAATGGAAAGAATCATCAATGACTTACCGGACAACGACAGGATCTTGCTTGAAGCAGGTACTCCACTCGTTAAAAAATTCGGTGTTGGAATTATCGGAAAAATCAGAGCTTTACGCCCAGATGCATTCATCATTGCTGATTTGAAAACTTTAGACGTAGGTCGTGTAGAAGTTAAGATGGCAGCAGATGAAACAGCTGATGCAGTAGCTATTTCCGGTCTCGGTACCATTGAATCCATTGCAAAAGCAATTCACGAAACCCAAAAACAAGGTATCTATTCCATCCTTGATATGATGAATGTCAAAGGATTTGAAGAAAAACTGGCTCAACTTCCAGATGACTTGAAACCTGACATCGTATTGTTACACAGAAACGTTGATATGGAATCCTACAGAGCAGAACACGGTGAAGACACCAGTGACATGACCGAATGGGGTAACATTAAAGATATTAAAGCGACCCTCGGTGAAAAAGGACTCATTGCCGTTGCTGGAGGAATCAAACCTAACAATGTTGAAGAAGCAATCACTAAAGGTGCAAACATCATCATTGCAGGTAGATACATCATCGGTTCAAGAGATGTAAGAAGAGCTGCACAAGACTTCTTAGAACACTTTGACCCAGATCCAGACAACATGAGACTTGCAATGGATGAAGACGAAAACATTGATGTGAAAGAGTAAATTAGATTAATTTCTAATTTACAATCTATTTTTTTTTAAAAGGAGTATTTTTTATGGGATTTTGTAATTCATGCGGACAGCCAATTATAAAAGAAGACTATGGAACAAATAAGGATGGCAGTTTAAATCCTGACTATTGTAAAGACTGTTTTCAAGATGGGGAGTTCACCGAACCGGATATTACATTACAGGAGATGATTGTTCGCAAAACTAAAGAGATGATGGAGAAAAATCCTGACCTTGCAGAAACTCAAGCGACTGGAATCACTGCAATGTTCATTCCAGGATTAAAAAGATGGAATCCAGAGTTTCAAGATGATTATAAAACTCTTTAGGATCTGGATAACATAAATTCTTTAACTTTATTGGCTATGAACTCATCATGAGTTTGATTAGTTTTTATATTATATAATTCTTCTTGAAGGTCGTTGAATTTATCAACTAAATCATTATATTCGCCTAAAAGTGAATCATAATCTTTTTCTAGTCCTTCATTTAGCTCATAAATTTCAGCATAGCTGGTTTTGGTGTTGAGGTTTTCCTGTTTTAGATGGTCGTATTTAGTGGAAACGCTATTGTAGCTTTCTTTTAGGGAATGATGTTCCTCCTTGATGTTGGAACATTTTGTTTTGAGGTTTTTGTTTTCTTCCTTGATGCTTGAATATTTGGTTTTCAGGTTTTCGTTTTCGGTTTTGATGTTGACGAACTTGGTTTTGAGGTTTTCGTTTTCTATAATCAATTTGGAATGCTTGTCTTTTATTGTTTCATTTTCCTTTTTAAGAGAGTCAATGTTGTCTTGATGTAAATGTTCATATTTACTTTCCATTTCATTTAATGCTTTAGTTTTGCGTTCAATTTCAGCTTTAAGTTCATCAATTTCCTTTTCAAATTCCAAATTAGATGCCGCACTGGTGTTTTCAAGTTCTTCTTCCAATTTTTTCACTTCCTCAACATATAAATAATTAGCTACTTTTAAAGTTTCTAATTCTTCCTCTCTATTTTTAAATTCTTCGATTTCGGAGTTTGGGATAATTAAGACTTCTTCTTTATTTTCATAGATGTCTTCATTTTTCGGCACGGTAATTTGTATCTGTTCGGCGGTGTATTTTTTTCGCTCACCATTTTTCAGTGTTCTATTGTACTCTCTTGAATATTTCTTTACAATGCCATTCCCATATCTCATATTATTCCCCTATTTACTAATATTATAATTTTGGTTTTTAGATTTAATAAATATTATGTACTCATTAGATTTTTTTATTACGTTTTCCTATAAAATTCCCAGATTAGTAATACTTTAATTAACTTTATTAATATTAAATATTATAAATATTTATTATTATTAAAATTTAAGGGATAAAATGTTTACAAAAAAAAGATGGTTTTTAGTTATATTTTCAATTCTAATCATAATCATTTCTTGTCAGGTTGCTTTTGCTCTAGAAAATGATACTGGTTTAAGTATTGAAAGCAATCAAGCCATTGAAAGCAATGTGGATTTAATTGAGGAGGATATTGTTGAAGATTCTTCTGGAAGTGGAAATGATTTAAGTTCGGATAGTTTAAATTCACTTGATACTTCTGAATCTGAAGATTCTATTTCTTCACAGGATAACTATACTTTATTTTTTATTAGTGATAATCCCGGCACTAATATTCTAGACGCCGCCAGCCACGAACTTTTCAATGAACACGATTTTAAGAATGTCAATATAATTGTTAGAAGTGGTCAACAGATAAAGACAATGGAAGAATTGGAATTAGTGAATTTACTATACAGTTCTGATGCATTCATAGGGGAATGGATTAGTACTGATGTTGATGCCGTTTTGACAAGCACTATTGAAAAATATCCTGACGTTGTAGAAAAGCAGATATTTTTAATATTGGAACCCCCTTCAGGAAATATGAATTCAGGATCCTCATCAATTAATTTAATTAAACAGAACACAATTAATTATAATAGGATTTTATCATCATTTTCAACAGATGATATCATTACATATTTTTCAAATACTCAGAGGGGAACTGCTTACGAAGACATTGAAAGATATATAATGGGTGATGGTGCAGCATTCAATAAAGTGTTAAACGATTTGGTGTTGTATAAGGATATCAATGACAAGAACAGCATGAAAAACCAAATTCTATATATTTTGAATCACCTAGGATATGATGTTGATTATGATGAGCCAAATTTCACCGGTTCATACTTATATGGAATCTATAGGGAAAGGTGGTTTTCTTTAGATGAGTATATTGCAACTTATTTTGATTCTTCAAGAACTCGTACTGTAGGTATATTGGAAAGTACGATGTATGTTTCATCCCAGCAACTGCATCCAACATATGCAATAATAGAATCATTGGAATCTAAAGGATATAATGTCATTCCAGTATTTGCTGCTGGAGGTACAGCTGAACAGTTAAGGGTTATGGTCGAATCTTTCACAAGTGCTGGCAGTGACATTTCAGGATTTTTAGCGAACTCATCAAATTATGAAATGTATGTAGATGCCATAATATCAATGGTTGCATATGGGGTAGGCGGAGAAAATTTTACTAAAACAATAGACTTTTTTGAAGAGCTCGGAGTTCCAGTTTTCAGGGCTGTCCATTCTGATTATGTTTCAAATGAACAGTGGGAGCTTGGAAGTACAGGTTTGACCACAGAAAAAAGTGATAAATGGTGGCATGTTGCTATTGCAGAGGCACAAGGTATTATTGATGCTACATTCATTGGAGGTGTTTCATCATACATCTCAGATTTGACTGGTGCAAGAATCGTCACATATATTTCTCATGTAAGAAACATTGATTTGTTGACTGACAGGGTAGACTCATGGGTAGACTTGAAATATGCTGAAAATGGTGAAAAGGTACTCTCCATAATCTATTATAACTATCCTCCAGGAAAACAGAATATAGGATCAAGTTATTTGGATACAATTACCAGCATTTATAATATGCTATACACTTTAAAGGCCGCAGGATATAAGGTTGAAGATTTGCCTAACAATGTTTCAGAACTTGAAGACATGATTTTAAGGTGTGGAATCAATGTAGCTAATTGGGCTCCTGGTGAACTTGAAAAATTGGCTAATCAATCCGGTGTAACATTGTTTCCGGTAAGCGAATACACTGAATGGTTCAATTCATTAGATGACATTATTAAGTTGCAGGTTCGTGAAGGTCCAGTCGCATACATTGGAGAGTTGGCAAGAAGGGCGGTTGAGTTAAACTACACCGTGACTATTGGGGATACAATTGATGATTGGTTAAATCAGGTAACTTCATTGCTTCCTGATGATAAGGCGACTGATGCCGCAGTCGTTTTAAATAAGATTGTAGGTGCATTGAAAAACTATACCAAGACCCAGGATGTTAAATACTTCAATTTGTTCCAACAGTATTTTGTCGAATTCAAGCAGCTGAATGTTTCAGGATTAAACGGATGGGGTGACTCACCGGGTACAGTAATGGTTGTCAATAGGAATGGCATCGATTACTTTGTGATTCCTGGTTTGACATTTGGAAATATTTTCATTGCTCCAGAACCTCAGAGGGGTTGGGAGGCAGACATTTCAAATCTATACCATTGTACTGCCGTTGCTCCAACACACCAGTATTTGGCTGCATATTACTATATGCAAAAATATTATTCAAACGCAATGGTCTTTGTTGGAAGGCATGCAACTCATGAATGGTTGCCTGGAAAAGAAATACTATTGTCAGCAACCGATTACGGATCTGTTGTTGTTGGAGATGTGCCTCAATTGTATTTCTATATTTCTGATGGTTTGGGAGAAGCTATTCAAGCAAAAAGAAGAGGATTTGCAGTATTGATTTCACATTTGACTTCTCCAATGTCTTATACTCATTTATATGGAAATTTAACAATTTCGGTTAATCTAATTAATTATTATTACAATACAGAAAATGCAGAATTGAAAGCTGAATTTGCACAGCAAATACGCCAATTCATTATTGAACAGGATTATTCAATGAATTTGGGATTAAGTGTTGAGGAAGTGGCAAATTTAGCTGATGATATTCTTGTTGATAAGTTGGACACATTTTTAAAATCGCTTCAGGATGTTCTCTATCCTTTAGGTCTTCATGCTTTAGGACAATATTGGACAGAACAAGACCTTGCAAGCACGGTTTCGGTAATGCTGTCATTCGATTTTGAAAGCGAACAAGGTGAAACCAACCTATTCGATGAACTTTCATACATATATTACTCTAAGGATTATG
Proteins encoded in this window:
- a CDS encoding threonine--tRNA ligase, translated to MRILLIHSDYLNYNVKKQTPVAEEIEEAKKAGSFDDSLVVFTAVEKDDENNPEGIVKNLVKEVIKTNEQVKAENIVLYPYAHLSSSLSSPKVAVQILKDAEQALIDENLTVQRVPFGWYKAFEISCKGHPLSELSRTITADEEEEKVERKPSTWHILEGDKITEIDDFKFENHAFKQLVDYELGQGASDEGEPPHVKLMREKEICDYEPASDVGNLRWYPKGKLIRDLLSDYVYDLTVDRGAMPVETPIFYDLDNPAIYEHAYKFGERQYRTDTKKNLMLRFAACFGAFRLMSDSYLTWKNFPAKIFELTRYSFRYEKKGEVVGLKRLRAFTMPDCHSFCTDVRSSLEEFSQQTDMCMQTGEDLNLDFEVIFRATQDFFEENEQWMYEIARKFEKPILLEILPERHHYWVCKIDLANIDALGRPIENPTVQIDVESGKRFDITYLGEDGKQHNPTILHTSPTGSIERVLCAMLEKTAIEINEKAPMLPTWLSPIQARILTISETHKEFAEELYEKINASNIRVDIDDRDESVGKKIRNASKEWIPYIFVVGDKEAETGKFQVTVRETGEKVDMTVDELISEINAKCEGKPFRRLPLPKDISRRINFQ
- a CDS encoding bifunctional 5,6,7,8-tetrahydromethanopterin hydro-lyase/3-hexulose-6-phosphate synthase encodes the protein MYRIGEALIGDGPELAHVDLLIGDKFGPVGQAFANGLSNLSVGHTPLTSVIRPNLMTKPATLIIPKVTVGDLDDASKIFGPAQTAVARAVADAVEDGYIPKDIVEDIVINVSVFIDPSAEDYRKIYQYNYGATKLAIRRAMAGYPDIEKVLAEKDRGTHPIMGFKVKKLWSPPYLQVALDLDNEAAMERIINDLPDNDRILLEAGTPLVKKFGVGIIGKIRALRPDAFIIADLKTLDVGRVEVKMAADETADAVAISGLGTIESIAKAIHETQKQGIYSILDMMNVKGFEEKLAQLPDDLKPDIVLLHRNVDMESYRAEHGEDTSDMTEWGNIKDIKATLGEKGLIAVAGGIKPNNVEEAITKGANIIIAGRYIIGSRDVRRAAQDFLEHFDPDPDNMRLAMDEDENIDVKE
- a CDS encoding zinc ribbon domain-containing protein, which produces MGFCNSCGQPIIKEDYGTNKDGSLNPDYCKDCFQDGEFTEPDITLQEMIVRKTKEMMEKNPDLAETQATGITAMFIPGLKRWNPEFQDDYKTL
- a CDS encoding phosphoserine phosphatase, which gives rise to MRYGNGIVKKYSREYNRTLKNGERKKYTAEQIQITVPKNEDIYENKEEVLIIPNSEIEEFKNREEELETLKVANYLYVEEVKKLEEELENTSAASNLEFEKEIDELKAEIERKTKALNEMESKYEHLHQDNIDSLKKENETIKDKHSKLIIENENLKTKFVNIKTENENLKTKYSSIKEENKNLKTKCSNIKEEHHSLKESYNSVSTKYDHLKQENLNTKTSYAEIYELNEGLEKDYDSLLGEYNDLVDKFNDLQEELYNIKTNQTHDEFIANKVKEFMLSRS
- a CDS encoding cobaltochelatase subunit CobN, yielding MFTKKRWFLVIFSILIIIISCQVAFALENDTGLSIESNQAIESNVDLIEEDIVEDSSGSGNDLSSDSLNSLDTSESEDSISSQDNYTLFFISDNPGTNILDAASHELFNEHDFKNVNIIVRSGQQIKTMEELELVNLLYSSDAFIGEWISTDVDAVLTSTIEKYPDVVEKQIFLILEPPSGNMNSGSSSINLIKQNTINYNRILSSFSTDDIITYFSNTQRGTAYEDIERYIMGDGAAFNKVLNDLVLYKDINDKNSMKNQILYILNHLGYDVDYDEPNFTGSYLYGIYRERWFSLDEYIATYFDSSRTRTVGILESTMYVSSQQLHPTYAIIESLESKGYNVIPVFAAGGTAEQLRVMVESFTSAGSDISGFLANSSNYEMYVDAIISMVAYGVGGENFTKTIDFFEELGVPVFRAVHSDYVSNEQWELGSTGLTTEKSDKWWHVAIAEAQGIIDATFIGGVSSYISDLTGARIVTYISHVRNIDLLTDRVDSWVDLKYAENGEKVLSIIYYNYPPGKQNIGSSYLDTITSIYNMLYTLKAAGYKVEDLPNNVSELEDMILRCGINVANWAPGELEKLANQSGVTLFPVSEYTEWFNSLDDIIKLQVREGPVAYIGELARRAVELNYTVTIGDTIDDWLNQVTSLLPDDKATDAAVVLNKIVGALKNYTKTQDVKYFNLFQQYFVEFKQLNVSGLNGWGDSPGTVMVVNRNGIDYFVIPGLTFGNIFIAPEPQRGWEADISNLYHCTAVAPTHQYLAAYYYMQKYYSNAMVFVGRHATHEWLPGKEILLSATDYGSVVVGDVPQLYFYISDGLGEAIQAKRRGFAVLISHLTSPMSYTHLYGNLTISVNLINYYYNTENAELKAEFAQQIRQFIIEQDYSMNLGLSVEEVANLADDILVDKLDTFLKSLQDVLYPLGLHALGQYWTEQDLASTVSVMLSFDFESEQGETNLFDELSYIYYSKDYDSLSSFEREFILNKSYDICKALIYWDVDDIYRTLVAGNNLYDNAKVLACLQLAKKYIGLINESVTNEMNSMLNGLNGRYIPISAGGEVILNPIVLPTGRNMYQDQSQELPTQDAWNYAKTLALLTLSGLNDTTEKVIMGIWCVETARDDGALVASVLYLLGMKPVWSDSPSAGYFIDDEDDPDHDHGEIGQKTKSMPEYILLEDLTRPEGWDKKRIDVTVITSGLFRDLYSSQSILLDNAFRVALARSYNTIVRNSTLMRSQYGKQIKEAINFVMEGIGYYGISSESLEDNYVAKHWVEDCIYYLSQGYNATYAGECAITRIFAPPNGDYGAGISKLVSMSWTWNDTSELADFYLGRMGNMYSKNYWGDTNPLVFLRALSNSDTIVTSRNTNQYGVLDNDDFFDYWGGLSMTVEKISGKTPNMNVLMYANKDKAYIASLEEVMYQEIASRYDNPEWIKGMMAEGYSGARYMSNKFVTNLYGWQVTRPSAVSDALWNRVYNTYYNDKYNIGVTDWLKSGNNAYSLISMSGTMLTAIQEGYWNANDATIRNIANTWAQATVQNGVACCDCSCGNIAMMQWAVQYVNPDILAQLLPKLYEATRNPVFTNTTQSTVPPETQDKVQNQNEASTNNPVEGSTSSATIATNSSSTTNQATAQNGENAQGEAFSNVGAGSESVQAGSSSVEGADVKKSVEINPITSQSASEVGLSLIAVIAILCLIMVIAFGYFRDSDDKDKKHDLDKLFREKF